A window of Streptomyces broussonetiae genomic DNA:
TGCGGAACTCGTCGGCGAAGCGGCGCAGGAAGTCCAGGCGGCTCAGTGCGGCCGGGCTCCACAGCACGCTGTCGCGCAGATCTGCCGGGGTGAGCGCGTCGGCGCCCGCCAGCGGATGGGACGGGCCGAGCAGCACGTCGACGGGTTCCAGCCGTACCAGCCGCTGGGTCAGCCCCGCGTCCCGTCCGTCCGGCAGCGGATGCACACGGCCGAATCCCAGGTCGGTCCCGCCGCGCGACAGCGCCTGTGCGACGGACGGCCAGTCGCGGCCCGGGCCCGGCTCCCAGCGCACCGGGCCGGACGCCTGAACGGCCGCGGCGACGGTGCGCATCGGCGCGTACAGATGCCCCCAGGTGTCGATCCGTACGGCCGCTCCGGCGCCCGTCACCGCCGCGACCGCACGTTCCCCCGCCGCGAGCGCCTCCCGCGCGGCCGGCAGGAACCGCTCGCCCGCCTCGCTCAACCGCACACCGCCCTGCCGCTCGAAGAGCCGGACGGCGAGCAACCCCTCCAGCCGGACAATGCGTTTGGACAGTGCCTGCTGGCTGGTGCCCAACTCTTCGGCGGCCCGCCCGAAGTGCAGGGTGTCGGCGGTGGTGACGAAGGTGCGGACCAGGGCGAGGTCGAGATCCATGCCGCTGACCTTATGCGACAACACAGGGTTGTCGGCCCGGCGGTCCGGTTGTTGGCCGGGCCTACGCCCCTGCCGGTCAGATGGT
This region includes:
- a CDS encoding LysR family transcriptional regulator gives rise to the protein MDLDLALVRTFVTTADTLHFGRAAEELGTSQQALSKRIVRLEGLLAVRLFERQGGVRLSEAGERFLPAAREALAAGERAVAAVTGAGAAVRIDTWGHLYAPMRTVAAAVQASGPVRWEPGPGRDWPSVAQALSRGGTDLGFGRVHPLPDGRDAGLTQRLVRLEPVDVLLGPSHPLAGADALTPADLRDSVLWSPAALSRLDFLRRFADEFRITRRHDGPNLGLDHLLQHVRADGEGFTLFPADAPLPDHAGLRSVPLVDPTPLYAWSLAWHDSYRHPLLDALLRGFAETGRTRRWLEYSPRRDWLPDTDHAKLTMR